The Planococcus liqunii genome includes a region encoding these proteins:
- the purM gene encoding phosphoribosylformylglycinamidine cyclo-ligase, with the protein MSKAYEKAGVNIEAGYEAVNRMKSHVERTARKGMLGAFGGFGGMFDLSELNLKEPVLVSGTDGVGTKLKLAFMADRHDTIGIDCVAMCVNDIVAQGAEPLFFLDYIAVGKAVPEKIEQIVKGVADGCVQAGAALIGGETAEMPGLYEVEEYDIAGFAVGAAEKSRIVTGEKIRQGDVLVGLASSGIHSNGYSLVRNIVFDQNHFQLDEIIEGFEDLGPLGNELLTPTKIYAKTVAAISKNTEVHGMAHVTGGGFIENLPRMMPEGLGAEIELGAWPVLRIFEMLKEKGSLTDRDMFSVFNTGIGFVIAVAPEDVKQVLASAEASGEQAYVIGKVSAKAGVQFKGEQDGTLDE; encoded by the coding sequence GTGTCAAAAGCATATGAAAAGGCAGGCGTGAATATCGAAGCAGGCTACGAAGCGGTAAACCGCATGAAATCGCATGTGGAGCGGACAGCACGCAAAGGCATGCTGGGTGCATTCGGCGGCTTCGGCGGCATGTTTGATTTATCCGAGCTAAACTTGAAAGAACCGGTTCTTGTTTCCGGAACGGACGGAGTCGGAACGAAATTGAAGCTGGCTTTTATGGCAGACCGACATGACACAATCGGCATTGACTGTGTGGCGATGTGCGTCAATGATATCGTAGCACAAGGTGCAGAGCCGCTGTTTTTCCTTGACTATATTGCAGTCGGCAAAGCGGTTCCGGAGAAAATTGAGCAGATTGTCAAAGGCGTAGCGGACGGCTGCGTCCAGGCAGGAGCAGCATTAATCGGCGGTGAAACAGCCGAGATGCCGGGGCTTTATGAAGTGGAAGAATACGATATTGCCGGGTTTGCAGTAGGCGCAGCGGAAAAGTCCCGCATTGTCACCGGCGAAAAAATCCGGCAGGGCGATGTTTTGGTCGGCCTTGCTTCAAGCGGCATCCATTCGAATGGCTATTCGCTTGTCCGCAATATTGTTTTTGACCAGAACCATTTCCAGCTTGACGAGATCATTGAAGGCTTTGAAGACCTTGGCCCGCTCGGCAACGAATTGCTGACGCCGACGAAAATCTATGCAAAAACCGTAGCAGCGATTTCCAAAAACACAGAAGTCCATGGCATGGCGCATGTGACTGGCGGTGGCTTTATCGAAAACTTGCCGCGCATGATGCCGGAAGGCTTGGGAGCTGAAATTGAACTCGGCGCTTGGCCGGTTTTGCGCATTTTTGAAATGCTGAAAGAAAAAGGTTCATTGACAGACCGCGACATGTTTTCAGTATTCAATACAGGGATTGGCTTTGTAATCGCCGTAGCTCCGGAGGACGTCAAACAAGTATTGGCATCGGCTGAAGCAAGCGGTGAACAAGCTTATGTGATTGGCAAAGTGTCTGCTAAAGCCGGTGTGCAATTCAAAGGCGAACAGGATGGAACTCTCGATGAATAA
- the purN gene encoding phosphoribosylglycinamide formyltransferase, translated as MNNKPKIAVFASGNGSNFQAIADAVQAGKLEADLVLVVTDRPKAFVVERAKKAGIASFAFVPKEYDSKQLYEEMLKEKLQSLGVEWVVLAGYMRLIGPVLLEAYENRIINIHPSILPAFPGKDAIGQTMASEAEKAGVTVHYVDAGMDTGQIIAQQSFAIANRDREAVEQEIHAIEHRLYPATLQRLFNQ; from the coding sequence ATGAATAATAAACCCAAAATTGCCGTTTTCGCTTCTGGAAACGGCTCTAATTTTCAAGCGATTGCGGATGCAGTCCAGGCTGGCAAGCTGGAAGCCGACTTGGTGCTTGTTGTAACGGACCGCCCGAAAGCTTTTGTGGTGGAACGAGCAAAAAAAGCGGGCATCGCTTCTTTTGCCTTTGTCCCAAAAGAATATGATTCGAAGCAATTGTATGAAGAAATGCTGAAGGAAAAACTGCAAAGCTTAGGCGTAGAATGGGTTGTGCTGGCCGGCTATATGCGGCTGATTGGACCTGTACTCCTGGAAGCATATGAAAACCGGATCATCAACATCCATCCTTCCATTTTGCCTGCTTTTCCGGGAAAAGACGCCATTGGCCAAACGATGGCTTCCGAAGCGGAAAAGGCGGGCGTTACCGTGCATTATGTCGATGCCGGCATGGATACCGGACAGATCATTGCCCAGCAATCCTTTGCTATAGCTAACCGGGATCGGGAAGCGGTCGAGCAAGAAATCCATGCAATTGAACACCGATTGTATCCTGCAACTTTGCAGCGATTATTTAACCAGTAG
- the purH gene encoding bifunctional phosphoribosylaminoimidazolecarboxamide formyltransferase/IMP cyclohydrolase, whose amino-acid sequence MRKRALLSVSDKSGILEFAQELEKMDYEILSTGGTKRFLEENGVSITAVDEITKFPEILGGRVKTLHPLVHGGLLAKHDDAQHQSEMAENGISPIDIVCVNLYPFRETISKPDVTVEDAIENIDIGGPTMLRSAAKNHAYVTVIVDSEDYAIVVSELRGQSTTTPETRRRLAAKVFRHTAAYDSYISNYLTDLTGEEYPDQLTLTYELQQPLRYGENPHQKAAFYRSPLGSDFSIASAEQVHGKELSYNNIQDANAALQIIKEFKMPAAVAVKHMNPCGVGTGETISAAFAKAYEADSTSIFGGIVALNREVDAETAEQLAGIFLEIIIAPAFSEEALEKLMQKKNIRLLTIPFDSTKKDKWNTVTVEGGLLVQEPDTYGYEDAEIQVATERQPTEAELEALKLGWSVVKHVKSNAIVVSNSDMTLGIGAGQMNRVGSAKIALEQAGEKAIGAIMASDAFFPMSDTVETAAKAGIKAIIQPGGSKKDQESIDMANAHGIAMVFTGVRHFKH is encoded by the coding sequence GTGAGAAAAAGAGCTTTGCTAAGTGTATCGGATAAATCAGGGATTTTGGAGTTTGCGCAAGAACTGGAAAAGATGGACTATGAAATCTTGTCGACAGGCGGCACAAAACGCTTTTTGGAAGAAAACGGCGTTTCGATTACTGCCGTTGATGAAATCACGAAATTCCCCGAAATTCTGGGCGGACGCGTTAAAACCCTGCATCCTTTAGTCCACGGCGGCCTTTTGGCAAAACATGATGATGCCCAGCATCAAAGTGAAATGGCTGAAAACGGCATATCCCCGATTGATATCGTTTGCGTCAACTTATATCCGTTCCGCGAAACCATTTCAAAACCCGATGTAACAGTTGAAGATGCCATCGAAAATATTGATATCGGCGGTCCGACGATGCTTCGTTCTGCAGCCAAAAACCATGCGTATGTCACGGTTATTGTCGATTCTGAAGATTACGCAATTGTGGTCAGTGAATTGCGTGGACAAAGCACTACAACTCCTGAAACCAGACGCCGTTTAGCAGCGAAAGTGTTCCGCCATACCGCAGCTTACGACTCTTATATCTCCAATTATCTCACAGATTTGACCGGTGAAGAATACCCGGATCAATTGACGCTTACATATGAATTGCAGCAGCCGCTCCGCTACGGCGAAAATCCGCATCAAAAAGCGGCATTTTACCGCAGCCCGCTTGGCTCGGACTTTTCGATTGCGAGTGCTGAGCAAGTGCATGGCAAGGAATTGTCTTATAACAATATTCAGGATGCGAATGCAGCACTTCAAATCATCAAGGAATTCAAGATGCCGGCAGCAGTTGCGGTCAAGCATATGAATCCTTGCGGCGTCGGAACGGGTGAAACGATTTCTGCTGCTTTTGCGAAAGCTTATGAAGCGGATTCCACTTCGATTTTCGGCGGCATTGTGGCATTGAACCGCGAAGTCGATGCTGAAACTGCAGAACAATTGGCAGGCATTTTTCTTGAAATCATTATTGCACCGGCATTCTCAGAAGAAGCACTGGAAAAATTGATGCAGAAGAAAAATATTCGTTTATTGACAATTCCATTTGACAGCACTAAAAAAGACAAATGGAATACAGTGACTGTCGAAGGCGGTTTGCTTGTACAAGAGCCCGACACTTATGGCTATGAGGATGCGGAAATCCAAGTGGCGACAGAACGCCAGCCGACTGAGGCAGAGCTAGAAGCTTTGAAACTTGGCTGGAGTGTGGTCAAACACGTCAAATCCAATGCCATTGTCGTTTCTAATTCGGATATGACATTAGGAATTGGTGCGGGTCAGATGAACCGCGTCGGTTCTGCAAAAATCGCTTTGGAACAAGCCGGAGAAAAAGCCATAGGCGCCATCATGGCTTCTGATGCTTTTTTCCCGATGTCCGATACTGTAGAAACAGCTGCCAAAGCCGGTATCAAAG